The proteins below come from a single Danio aesculapii chromosome 25, fDanAes4.1, whole genome shotgun sequence genomic window:
- the LOC130218997 gene encoding uncharacterized protein LOC130218997: MASSARTSSSTTETQTSEPTTASATTNTPSTETSTTTSIPPASTSSSTTEFQTTAATTASATTSNSNTLSTEPQTFTTLSTSLASTSSSTTETQTAAPIASPVSTNSSTTETQTAESTTASATTNSPLTVSSTSAPSTSPASTSSSTTETQTSEPTTASAMTNTPSTETQTTTTLSTSPASSSTTQSQTAALITSPANTGTSTTESQIAELTPSPANSSTSQTAGPTTTTNYPSSQTPTSSTIATTHSPSTVSSTSAPSMSSASASTSESQTSGPTTTTNYPSSQTPTSKDSNLLIQEMGICEAMEVHYMPPELGRPCGDLNCRAESDHLKKPLRMSEPI; encoded by the exons ATGg CATCTTCAGCCAGAACAAGTTCTTCAACAACTGAGACTCAAACATCTGAACCTACAA CAGCCTCTGCCACAACAAACACTCCTTCAACTGAAACTTCCACAACTACTTCAA TACCACCTGCCAGTACAAGCTCTTCTACAACTGAATTTCAAACAACAGCAGCTACAA CAGCCTCTGCCACAACATCTAACTCCAACACTTTATCAACTGAACCTCAAACATTCACAACTCTTTCAA CATCTCTTGCCAGTACAAGCTCTTCTACAACTGAGACTCAAACAGCAGCACCTATAG CATCTCCTGTCAGTACAAACTCTTCTACAACTGAGACTCAAACAGCAGAATCTACAA CAGCCTCTGCCACAACAAACTCTCCATTAACGGTGTCTTCAACATCAGCTCCTTCca CATCACCTGCTAGTACAAGCTCTTCTACAACTGAGACTCAAACATCTGAACCTACAA CAGCCTCTGCCATGACAAATACTCCTTCAACTGAGACTCAAACAACCACAACTCTTTCAA CATCTCCTGCCAGCTCTTCTACAACTCAGTCTCAAACAGCAGCACTTATAA CATCTCCTGCCAATACAGGCACTTCCACAACTGAGTCTCAAATAGCAGAATTGACAC CATCCCCTGCCAATTCAAGTACTTCTCAAACAGCAGGACCTACAA CCACAACAAACTATCCGTCATCTCAAACACCAACTTCTTCAA CCATTGCAACTACTCACTCTCCATCAACTGTGTCTTCAACATCAGCTCCATCAA TGTCCTCTGCCAGTGCAAGCACTTCTGAGTCTCAAACATCAGGACCTACAA CCACAACAAACTATCCTTCATCTCAAACACCAACTTCAA AGGACAGCAATCTACTTATACAAGAGATGGGCATCTGTGAAGCCATGGAGGTGCACTACATGCCCCCAGAACTTGGTAGGCCATGTGGAGACCTGAATTGCAGAGCTGAGTCGGATCATCTGAAAAAGCCATTGAGGATGTCAGAGCCCATCTAA